In Passer domesticus isolate bPasDom1 chromosome 1, bPasDom1.hap1, whole genome shotgun sequence, one DNA window encodes the following:
- the C1H9orf152 gene encoding uncharacterized protein C9orf152 homolog isoform X1, which translates to MRDVSEPCPVPFLRVSIISLHFLANHSDNSLPLPSIVWLSSLISLLGLCYTKGARGTRHEKNLSDIHSSSADRAAPDTRHRAWKKVTPSFRKISDASRLICFFFLASTMKEMSCFCLAFSSLLEQMVKAYKYVTGIFSVTHSSEPQVSEGDKKLTRMDVSILEEQYDHIKQKQKLQPHIIVYKTGGHESVLPESMINPVLINKKVKRSKSCRGDVPARKVTLETTNGGDSEEDLLWRVHLGRHRLGQALGQGDSWDHSHCNSTPWGFDNQRLISKGNGTPQTKEHEGASELSELRQLGSSSVLNSLSKENGSNISSSCQKSPLKSPTAALWAHQQISATKCMPACNKLNFYPFPNRKGPRISEAARRLGLYVSQ; encoded by the exons ATGAGGGATGTGTCAGAGCCGTGCCCAGTGCCTTTCCTCCGTGTCTCTATTATCAGCCTGCATTTCTTAGCCAACCATTCTGACAATTCTCTGCCCCTTCCATCAATAGTCTGGCTTTCAAGCCTTATTTCTCTACTTGGTTTATGCTACACAAAAG GAGCTCGGGGCACTCGGCATGAAAAGAACCTGAGTGACATCCACAGCTCCAGTGCAGACCGGGCAGCTCCTGACACAAGGCACCGTGCTTGGAAGAAAGTCACTCCTTCATTTAGGAAGATTTCAGATGCTTCACGCttgatttgctttttttttttagccagcACAATGAAGGAAATGTCCTGCTTCTGcttggctttttcttccttgttgGAACAGATGGTGAAGGCTTACAAATACGTGACTGGTATTTTTTCAGTGACTCATAGCTCAGAGCCACAGGTTTCAGAAGGTGATAAGAAGCTCACCAGGATGGATGTAAGCATACTTGAGGAGCAGTATGACCATATaaagcagaagcaaaaactGCAACCACATATTATTGTATATAAAACAG GTGGACATGAATCTGTTCTGCCAGAATCAATGATCAACCCTGTTCTAATTAATAAGAAAGTTAAAAGGTCGAAGTCATGTAGAGGAGACGTCCCAGCCAGAAAGGTCACACTGGAGACAACCAACGGTGGCGACTCAGAAGAGGATTTGCTGTGGCGCGTCCACCTGGGAAGGCACCGCCTGGGGCAGGCCCTGGGACAAGGAGATtcctgggatcattcccactGCAACAGCACACCGTGGGGTTTTGACAACCAGAGACTGATTTCAAAGGGAAATGGCACACCGCAGACCAAGGAACATGAAGGAGCAAGTGAACTGTCTGAGCTCAGGCAGCTGGGAAGCTCAAGCGTGTTGAACAGTCTCAGCAAAGAGAATGGTTCCAACATTTCCAGCTCCTGCCAAAAATCACCACTGAAATCACCCACTGCAGCACTTTGGGCACACCAGCAGATTTCTGCTACAAAATGCATGCCAGCCTGCAACAAACTGAACTTTTACCCTTTCCCAAATAGGAAAGGGCCCAGAATTTCTGAAGCTGCAAGGAGGCTTGGGTTGTATGTCTCACAATGA
- the C1H9orf152 gene encoding uncharacterized protein C9orf152 homolog isoform X2: MRDVSEPCPVPFLRVSIISLHFLANHSDNSLPLPSIVWLSSLISLLGLCYTKASTMKEMSCFCLAFSSLLEQMVKAYKYVTGIFSVTHSSEPQVSEGDKKLTRMDVSILEEQYDHIKQKQKLQPHIIVYKTGGHESVLPESMINPVLINKKVKRSKSCRGDVPARKVTLETTNGGDSEEDLLWRVHLGRHRLGQALGQGDSWDHSHCNSTPWGFDNQRLISKGNGTPQTKEHEGASELSELRQLGSSSVLNSLSKENGSNISSSCQKSPLKSPTAALWAHQQISATKCMPACNKLNFYPFPNRKGPRISEAARRLGLYVSQ, encoded by the exons ATGAGGGATGTGTCAGAGCCGTGCCCAGTGCCTTTCCTCCGTGTCTCTATTATCAGCCTGCATTTCTTAGCCAACCATTCTGACAATTCTCTGCCCCTTCCATCAATAGTCTGGCTTTCAAGCCTTATTTCTCTACTTGGTTTATGCTACACAAAAG ccagcACAATGAAGGAAATGTCCTGCTTCTGcttggctttttcttccttgttgGAACAGATGGTGAAGGCTTACAAATACGTGACTGGTATTTTTTCAGTGACTCATAGCTCAGAGCCACAGGTTTCAGAAGGTGATAAGAAGCTCACCAGGATGGATGTAAGCATACTTGAGGAGCAGTATGACCATATaaagcagaagcaaaaactGCAACCACATATTATTGTATATAAAACAG GTGGACATGAATCTGTTCTGCCAGAATCAATGATCAACCCTGTTCTAATTAATAAGAAAGTTAAAAGGTCGAAGTCATGTAGAGGAGACGTCCCAGCCAGAAAGGTCACACTGGAGACAACCAACGGTGGCGACTCAGAAGAGGATTTGCTGTGGCGCGTCCACCTGGGAAGGCACCGCCTGGGGCAGGCCCTGGGACAAGGAGATtcctgggatcattcccactGCAACAGCACACCGTGGGGTTTTGACAACCAGAGACTGATTTCAAAGGGAAATGGCACACCGCAGACCAAGGAACATGAAGGAGCAAGTGAACTGTCTGAGCTCAGGCAGCTGGGAAGCTCAAGCGTGTTGAACAGTCTCAGCAAAGAGAATGGTTCCAACATTTCCAGCTCCTGCCAAAAATCACCACTGAAATCACCCACTGCAGCACTTTGGGCACACCAGCAGATTTCTGCTACAAAATGCATGCCAGCCTGCAACAAACTGAACTTTTACCCTTTCCCAAATAGGAAAGGGCCCAGAATTTCTGAAGCTGCAAGGAGGCTTGGGTTGTATGTCTCACAATGA
- the C1H9orf152 gene encoding uncharacterized protein C9orf152 homolog isoform X3, translated as MLHKSTMKEMSCFCLAFSSLLEQMVKAYKYVTGIFSVTHSSEPQVSEGDKKLTRMDVSILEEQYDHIKQKQKLQPHIIVYKTGGHESVLPESMINPVLINKKVKRSKSCRGDVPARKVTLETTNGGDSEEDLLWRVHLGRHRLGQALGQGDSWDHSHCNSTPWGFDNQRLISKGNGTPQTKEHEGASELSELRQLGSSSVLNSLSKENGSNISSSCQKSPLKSPTAALWAHQQISATKCMPACNKLNFYPFPNRKGPRISEAARRLGLYVSQ; from the exons ATGCTACACAAAAG cACAATGAAGGAAATGTCCTGCTTCTGcttggctttttcttccttgttgGAACAGATGGTGAAGGCTTACAAATACGTGACTGGTATTTTTTCAGTGACTCATAGCTCAGAGCCACAGGTTTCAGAAGGTGATAAGAAGCTCACCAGGATGGATGTAAGCATACTTGAGGAGCAGTATGACCATATaaagcagaagcaaaaactGCAACCACATATTATTGTATATAAAACAG GTGGACATGAATCTGTTCTGCCAGAATCAATGATCAACCCTGTTCTAATTAATAAGAAAGTTAAAAGGTCGAAGTCATGTAGAGGAGACGTCCCAGCCAGAAAGGTCACACTGGAGACAACCAACGGTGGCGACTCAGAAGAGGATTTGCTGTGGCGCGTCCACCTGGGAAGGCACCGCCTGGGGCAGGCCCTGGGACAAGGAGATtcctgggatcattcccactGCAACAGCACACCGTGGGGTTTTGACAACCAGAGACTGATTTCAAAGGGAAATGGCACACCGCAGACCAAGGAACATGAAGGAGCAAGTGAACTGTCTGAGCTCAGGCAGCTGGGAAGCTCAAGCGTGTTGAACAGTCTCAGCAAAGAGAATGGTTCCAACATTTCCAGCTCCTGCCAAAAATCACCACTGAAATCACCCACTGCAGCACTTTGGGCACACCAGCAGATTTCTGCTACAAAATGCATGCCAGCCTGCAACAAACTGAACTTTTACCCTTTCCCAAATAGGAAAGGGCCCAGAATTTCTGAAGCTGCAAGGAGGCTTGGGTTGTATGTCTCACAATGA
- the C1H9orf152 gene encoding uncharacterized protein C9orf152 homolog isoform X4 — protein sequence MKEMSCFCLAFSSLLEQMVKAYKYVTGIFSVTHSSEPQVSEGDKKLTRMDVSILEEQYDHIKQKQKLQPHIIVYKTGGHESVLPESMINPVLINKKVKRSKSCRGDVPARKVTLETTNGGDSEEDLLWRVHLGRHRLGQALGQGDSWDHSHCNSTPWGFDNQRLISKGNGTPQTKEHEGASELSELRQLGSSSVLNSLSKENGSNISSSCQKSPLKSPTAALWAHQQISATKCMPACNKLNFYPFPNRKGPRISEAARRLGLYVSQ from the exons ATGAAGGAAATGTCCTGCTTCTGcttggctttttcttccttgttgGAACAGATGGTGAAGGCTTACAAATACGTGACTGGTATTTTTTCAGTGACTCATAGCTCAGAGCCACAGGTTTCAGAAGGTGATAAGAAGCTCACCAGGATGGATGTAAGCATACTTGAGGAGCAGTATGACCATATaaagcagaagcaaaaactGCAACCACATATTATTGTATATAAAACAG GTGGACATGAATCTGTTCTGCCAGAATCAATGATCAACCCTGTTCTAATTAATAAGAAAGTTAAAAGGTCGAAGTCATGTAGAGGAGACGTCCCAGCCAGAAAGGTCACACTGGAGACAACCAACGGTGGCGACTCAGAAGAGGATTTGCTGTGGCGCGTCCACCTGGGAAGGCACCGCCTGGGGCAGGCCCTGGGACAAGGAGATtcctgggatcattcccactGCAACAGCACACCGTGGGGTTTTGACAACCAGAGACTGATTTCAAAGGGAAATGGCACACCGCAGACCAAGGAACATGAAGGAGCAAGTGAACTGTCTGAGCTCAGGCAGCTGGGAAGCTCAAGCGTGTTGAACAGTCTCAGCAAAGAGAATGGTTCCAACATTTCCAGCTCCTGCCAAAAATCACCACTGAAATCACCCACTGCAGCACTTTGGGCACACCAGCAGATTTCTGCTACAAAATGCATGCCAGCCTGCAACAAACTGAACTTTTACCCTTTCCCAAATAGGAAAGGGCCCAGAATTTCTGAAGCTGCAAGGAGGCTTGGGTTGTATGTCTCACAATGA